In Meiothermus ruber DSM 1279, the following proteins share a genomic window:
- a CDS encoding NAD(P)/FAD-dependent oxidoreductase: protein MANKHVVVLGAGFAGLHAVRELSREPGVRVTLVDRNNYHLFQPLLYQVATAGLEAPQIAFPIRAFLRKHKNARFLLGSAEGVDPRARVLWVEGRPITYDYLIVGTGARTNDFGLPGVARYGYGLKNLDDAMKIRDRILSACEEAVRTPDPARRKALLTFVVVGGGPTGVELAGALGELRRHVASRDYPDLDLSEFRVVLIEAGPRLLEAFAPSSAQYAQRFLEKLGVELMLGEQVVEVTPNAVRLRSGLNLPCFTVVWSAGVTGQVLPGLTPARGNRIATTPELYVPDYPSIYVVGDLNYLEYRDGRPHPQVAPAAMQQGALAARNILRELHGQEKRPFKYKEKGSMATLGRSHAIAEIGNLKMRGFPAWGAWLAVHLYYLIGFRNRMMVLSNWAYSYFTYDYAVRIMHNRHSFAEQGEPVGDSVRL from the coding sequence ATGGCGAATAAACACGTGGTGGTGCTGGGGGCTGGCTTTGCTGGCTTACACGCGGTGCGCGAGCTTTCCCGCGAACCAGGGGTGCGGGTCACGCTGGTAGACCGTAATAACTATCATCTGTTCCAGCCGCTCTTGTACCAGGTAGCCACCGCTGGCCTCGAGGCCCCCCAGATAGCTTTTCCCATACGAGCCTTCCTCCGCAAACACAAGAACGCCCGCTTTTTACTGGGCTCGGCCGAGGGTGTAGATCCCCGGGCCAGGGTCTTGTGGGTGGAAGGCCGGCCCATCACCTACGACTATCTGATTGTGGGCACCGGCGCCCGCACCAACGACTTTGGCCTGCCGGGCGTGGCCCGGTATGGCTACGGCCTTAAAAACCTCGACGACGCCATGAAGATCCGTGATCGGATTCTCTCGGCCTGCGAGGAGGCGGTGCGCACCCCCGACCCCGCACGGCGCAAGGCGCTACTGACCTTTGTGGTGGTGGGGGGTGGGCCCACCGGGGTGGAGCTGGCGGGGGCGCTGGGGGAACTGCGCCGCCACGTGGCCTCGAGGGACTACCCCGACCTCGACCTGTCGGAGTTTCGGGTTGTGCTGATCGAGGCCGGCCCCCGCCTGCTGGAGGCTTTTGCGCCTTCGTCGGCCCAGTACGCGCAGCGCTTCCTGGAAAAGCTGGGGGTGGAGCTGATGCTGGGCGAGCAGGTGGTGGAAGTGACCCCCAATGCCGTCCGGCTGCGAAGCGGCCTTAACCTGCCCTGCTTTACCGTGGTCTGGAGCGCTGGGGTGACGGGGCAGGTGCTGCCTGGGCTAACCCCGGCTCGAGGAAACCGCATAGCCACCACCCCGGAGCTTTATGTGCCCGATTACCCCTCGATTTATGTGGTGGGAGACTTGAATTATCTGGAATACCGCGATGGCCGCCCCCATCCCCAGGTGGCTCCTGCGGCCATGCAGCAAGGGGCGCTGGCTGCTCGCAATATCCTGCGTGAGTTGCATGGTCAGGAGAAACGACCTTTCAAATACAAGGAAAAAGGCAGCATGGCTACCCTGGGGCGCAGCCACGCCATCGCCGAGATCGGCAACCTGAAGATGCGCGGCTTCCCGGCCTGGGGGGCCTGGCTGGCGGTGCACCTTTACTACCTGATCGGTTTCCGTAACCGCATGATGGTGCTTTCCAACTGGGCTTATAGCTACTTCACCTACGACTATGCGGTGCGGATTATGCACAACCGCCACAGCTTTGCAGAGCAAGGTGAGCCGGTGGGGGATTCGGTGCGGCTATAA